One Endomicrobiales bacterium genomic window, TGCGCCATCTGTCATACCGCCATCAATAATATCTATTTGGTGTTTGATATTGTTTTTTTCGGCCGCGCCAATTATCAAATCTCTTACTTTTTGGCAAACCATTACACCGCGGCCGGATGCCTCAATAGTTGTTATAGCAACACCGCCGCCAAGCTTTAATGACGATTCAGTTTCTTTAATTAACGGTGTATCGCCAGCTATAGCTGTATCAATTGCCAATGCAAAGTCGGGAGCTATCTTAAAAGATGCGGTTTTTGCGCCTTTTAAACCTACCTCTTCTTGAACAGTTGCAACAGCATAAACCTCCGCGTTAACTTTAAGCTTCTCCATTATTTTAATTAAGGCATAACAACCTATGCGGTTATCTACAGCTTTACCATACATTAAATCATTATGCAAAACACCGGCATTTGGCTCAAAGATAACCTGATCACCAATTGACACCCTTGCAAGCGCATCTTCTTTGGTTTTTGCGCCGATATCAATAAACATTTCATCGTGTTTTATAACCTTTTTTTTCTCTTCATCTTTTTGCAAATGCGGCGGCTTTAAACCAATAATGCCAAAAACATCTGCCTTTTTTGACTTTATTATAACGCGCTGACCAACCAGCACACGGTCATCTATACCGCCGATTTTTATAAAATTTAAAAAACCCTCTTTTGATATGTGCTTTACAACAAGGCCAATTTCATCCATGTGAGTG contains:
- a CDS encoding M42 family metallopeptidase, translating into MDNLLKKVLMSSGVSGYESEIAEIMKGELLKTCDDVTIDDFGNVIARKGKGGKKIMLATHMDEIGLVVKHISKEGFLNFIKIGGIDDRVLVGQRVIIKSKKADVFGIIGLKPPHLQKDEEKKKVIKHDEMFIDIGAKTKEDALARVSIGDQVIFEPNAGVLHNDLMYGKAVDNRIGCYALIKIMEKLKVNAEVYAVATVQEEVGLKGAKTASFKIAPDFALAIDTAIAGDTPLIKETESSLKLGGGVAITTIEASGRGVMVCQKVRDLIIGAAEKNNIKHQIDIIDGGMTDGAMIHMNREGILTGVLSIPTRYIHSPTAVFSMDDLNSAIELAIKVVEATAK